From a region of the Acidimicrobiales bacterium genome:
- a CDS encoding SMP-30/gluconolactonase/LRE family protein, which produces MRGRRATGGMVVTTITPALIAVLAVAVAVAFLAVPSPAAADPGDHTVVSHPGGHMGPPRDLTSGPDGNIWVATYDDSVSRVSLGGTVTNTRLPQTAFALRSLERVTAGPDGQVWGLVGFSSWFGSTINAVWRVAPDGQVDEVAPSLDGILIDLVTGSDQGVWVSRAPRSIIRIDPRTGATQPVATPAGRAAPLELTRGGDGGVWFTTTPGRGQTPAIGRLDPTTRTFRYFRIGASPAGDLVWARGALWFTVPGRGRIGRLDPATGTLAFRDAGFPNPVSIVRSLGRLWYSAGGDETCAVPTVYCQYPGDPRLGHLDMGTGSVSVTTPLAGAGDVGRLAAAPDGSVWYVRPGTAALGRVDARGTATAIVDDDNSPNGPVGVAAGPRAAVWITSGGDDRIGRISPSGRYTMYADAEHEVDAPQGITAGPDGSMWFASARNDRIGRIDPTTGAITTIADPAGKVDRPTDLVTGPDGDVWFTSRNNNRIGRLDPATGTIETLRNPEVDRPTGITIGPDGAPWFRSSGNQRVGRIDVETGTITTLPTPIPPPAPGATLDTGIATGPDGALWLPSRGTRRIGRLALDGSYSEVALPPDDGARPVDVAAGPDQAMWVSRTGGTIVRITMALRTTTFGSGADLGAITVGSDGSLWATRPRWGSVVRHEPGGWPAAGYEDVPAEPDIEAADWARFYGLVEARLQCVGGPRTAICEEYLDPETELSRLAAVRALWVLAGRPAETRPAAYADLPYDLDEDGHTSVRWATAAGIVGPDPDGNLRPQETVTHEALAAMLQTMLGPSFPELTAGGAAPITRLAAITALHGLAGDPSAWASWAGPLPPPVWWE; this is translated from the coding sequence ATGCGGGGACGACGGGCCACCGGCGGGATGGTCGTGACGACGATCACGCCTGCCCTCATTGCCGTCCTCGCGGTCGCCGTGGCGGTGGCCTTCCTGGCCGTACCGTCGCCGGCCGCGGCCGATCCCGGCGACCACACCGTCGTGTCGCACCCCGGCGGGCACATGGGGCCGCCGCGCGACCTGACTTCGGGACCGGACGGGAACATCTGGGTGGCCACCTACGACGACAGCGTCTCCCGGGTGTCGCTCGGCGGGACGGTGACCAACACGAGGCTCCCCCAGACGGCGTTCGCCCTCCGGTCGCTGGAGCGGGTGACGGCCGGCCCCGACGGCCAGGTGTGGGGGCTCGTCGGCTTCAGCAGCTGGTTCGGCTCGACCATCAACGCCGTGTGGAGGGTGGCACCCGACGGGCAGGTCGATGAGGTCGCCCCGAGCCTGGACGGGATCCTGATCGACCTCGTCACCGGTTCGGATCAGGGGGTCTGGGTGTCGAGGGCGCCCCGCTCCATCATCCGCATCGATCCCCGCACCGGTGCGACGCAGCCCGTCGCCACGCCCGCGGGACGGGCCGCCCCGCTCGAGCTCACCCGCGGCGGCGACGGTGGGGTGTGGTTCACCACGACGCCCGGCCGAGGGCAGACGCCGGCCATCGGCCGGCTCGATCCAACGACCCGGACCTTCCGGTACTTCCGGATCGGGGCGTCTCCCGCCGGCGATCTCGTCTGGGCCCGGGGCGCGTTGTGGTTCACCGTCCCGGGTCGGGGGCGGATCGGACGGCTCGACCCTGCCACCGGCACCCTGGCCTTTCGAGATGCCGGCTTCCCGAACCCGGTGTCGATCGTCCGGTCGCTCGGGCGCCTGTGGTACAGCGCAGGCGGCGACGAGACCTGTGCGGTCCCGACGGTGTACTGCCAGTATCCCGGAGACCCTCGCCTCGGACACCTCGACATGGGCACCGGCAGCGTCTCCGTGACCACGCCCCTGGCCGGCGCCGGCGACGTGGGCCGCCTCGCAGCCGCCCCCGACGGGAGCGTGTGGTACGTCCGGCCGGGCACCGCGGCGCTCGGCCGCGTCGATGCCCGAGGTACGGCCACCGCCATCGTCGATGACGACAACTCGCCGAACGGCCCCGTCGGCGTCGCCGCCGGCCCCCGCGCCGCGGTCTGGATCACCAGCGGCGGCGACGACCGCATCGGGCGGATCTCGCCGAGCGGCCGGTACACGATGTACGCGGACGCCGAGCACGAGGTGGATGCCCCGCAGGGCATCACCGCGGGGCCCGACGGCTCCATGTGGTTCGCCAGCGCGCGCAACGACCGCATCGGCCGCATCGATCCGACCACCGGCGCCATCACCACCATCGCCGATCCCGCCGGCAAGGTGGACCGCCCGACCGACCTGGTCACGGGCCCCGACGGCGACGTGTGGTTCACGAGCAGGAACAACAATCGGATCGGCCGTTTGGACCCCGCCACCGGCACCATCGAGACCCTCAGGAACCCGGAGGTCGACCGGCCCACCGGCATCACCATCGGCCCGGACGGCGCGCCGTGGTTCCGCTCGTCCGGCAACCAACGGGTGGGGCGCATCGACGTCGAGACCGGCACCATCACGACGCTGCCCACGCCGATCCCTCCGCCCGCGCCCGGGGCAACGCTCGACACCGGCATCGCGACCGGTCCGGACGGCGCCCTCTGGTTGCCGTCACGCGGGACGAGGCGGATCGGGAGGTTGGCCCTCGACGGCAGCTACAGCGAGGTCGCTCTACCCCCGGATGACGGCGCACGACCCGTCGACGTCGCGGCCGGTCCCGACCAGGCGATGTGGGTGAGTCGCACCGGCGGCACGATCGTCCGGATCACGATGGCGCTGCGGACCACGACCTTCGGCAGCGGCGCCGACCTCGGTGCCATCACAGTCGGCTCGGACGGCAGCCTGTGGGCCACCCGCCCGCGATGGGGCAGCGTCGTGCGCCATGAGCCTGGCGGCTGGCCCGCCGCCGGTTACGAGGACGTGCCCGCCGAGCCCGACATCGAGGCCGCCGACTGGGCCCGCTTCTACGGACTCGTCGAGGCCCGCCTCCAGTGCGTCGGCGGCCCCCGCACCGCCATCTGCGAGGAGTACCTGGACCCCGAGACCGAGCTGAGCCGCCTCGCCGCCGTGCGGGCGCTCTGGGTCCTCGCCGGCCGACCCGCCGAAACGAGGCCGGCCGCCTACGCCGACCTCCCCTACGACCTCGACGAGGATGGCCACACCTCGGTGCGGTGGGCCACGGCGGCCGGGATCGTCGGGCCGGATCCAGACGGCAACCTCCGCCCCCAAGAGACCGTCACCCACGAAGCCCTGGCGGCGATGCTCCAGACCATGCTCGGACCGTCGTTCCCCGAGCTCACAGCCGGCGGGGCGGCGCCGATCACCCGGCTGGCCGCGATCACGGCACTACACGGGCTCGCCGGCGATCCCTCGGCCTGGGCGTCGTGGGCGGGCCCACTGCCCCCACCCGTCTGGTGGGAGTGA